Proteins from a single region of Lysinibacillus sp. JNUCC-52:
- a CDS encoding tyrosine-type recombinase/integrase, producing the protein MNFVQPIREIDKIRDVRKTLQDNPRDELLFCFGIYTGLRISDILRLKVGDVRHKQVLFIKESKVQKKKQNKTKRIPILKELQKVITQYIEDKEDQEYLFKSRQGKNKPITRVRAYAILRAAALANGLDEIGTHTLRKTFGYHVYQEEKDVALLQDISNHSAPYITLKYIGVNQDAIDQAYQKLNKRLKF; encoded by the coding sequence ATGAATTTTGTCCAGCCAATACGTGAAATAGACAAGATTCGTGATGTTCGTAAAACATTGCAAGACAATCCACGTGATGAATTGCTTTTTTGTTTTGGTATTTATACTGGGCTTAGAATAAGCGATATATTGCGTTTAAAGGTAGGAGATGTTCGTCATAAGCAAGTGTTGTTTATAAAAGAGTCAAAGGTGCAGAAAAAGAAGCAGAATAAGACAAAACGCATTCCAATTTTAAAAGAACTGCAAAAAGTGATTACACAATATATAGAGGATAAAGAAGATCAGGAGTACTTATTCAAATCAAGACAAGGTAAAAATAAACCAATTACAAGAGTAAGAGCATATGCAATATTACGTGCAGCTGCATTGGCTAATGGTTTGGACGAAATAGGGACACATACGTTACGCAAGACCTTTGGCTATCATGTGTATCAAGAAGAAAAAGATGTGGCGTTGCTGCAGGATATTTCTAATCATTCAGCTCCCTATATTACATTGAAATATATTGGGGTAAATCAAGATGCCATCGATCAAGCGTATCAAAAATTAAATAAGCGTTTGAAATTTTAA
- a CDS encoding XtrA/YqaO family protein — protein sequence MRLKPLVISNDGILQIDIMELPENCVIVLSDGIAKFTELPAHAKTKIVTYQGKVRRVEFDEGEEF from the coding sequence ATGCGATTAAAACCACTAGTCATTTCGAACGATGGCATCCTACAAATCGACATCATGGAACTCCCTGAAAACTGCGTCATCGTCCTCTCCGATGGCATAGCAAAATTCACCGAGCTCCCTGCACACGCTAAGACAAAGATTGTTACCTATCAGGGAAAGGTGAGACGTGTTGAGTTTGATGAGGGGGAGGAGTTTTAA
- a CDS encoding DUF4435 domain-containing protein: MNISNGEMHEELLEAVLAEDFFGYSENNNDILLVEGSDDIQVIKKFYYHRRNGDIPFRVVKAEDLNEILSGKKNALKAYEKYKDEKSNLICLFDRDLDFFLNENCKDDRIHYYDFYELENYLFDESILKLFFDRYYDCDEIELFEKMLDEFNNISDLLFHYPKLSLIRELNFKYNFLNEEELDKIVKLSKTKPIQIFNNQAEKYRNLDLLQKFDLFISEELNKVNTSLVEIEQRILPDNVAATISEYTSMEKMFFFKYCISAKFILSSLHFLMQNCIKVGTIINSGNSSSLERTLKKEWIPCRSDHFHTLMLQIENKFKQLS; encoded by the coding sequence ATGAATATAAGTAATGGGGAGATGCATGAAGAACTTCTAGAAGCTGTATTAGCTGAGGATTTCTTCGGTTATTCTGAAAACAATAACGATATTTTATTAGTTGAGGGTTCTGATGATATACAAGTTATAAAAAAATTTTATTATCATAGGAGGAACGGCGATATTCCATTTAGGGTAGTAAAAGCTGAAGATTTAAACGAAATTTTATCAGGTAAAAAAAATGCTCTTAAGGCATATGAAAAATATAAAGATGAAAAATCAAATTTAATATGTTTATTTGATCGTGACTTAGATTTCTTTTTAAATGAAAATTGTAAAGATGACAGAATACATTACTATGATTTTTATGAATTGGAGAATTATTTATTTGATGAATCTATATTAAAATTATTCTTTGATAGATACTATGATTGTGATGAAATTGAACTTTTTGAAAAAATGCTTGATGAATTTAATAATATTTCTGATTTATTATTTCATTATCCTAAACTTAGCTTAATAAGAGAACTGAATTTTAAATACAATTTTTTAAATGAAGAAGAATTAGATAAAATAGTAAAACTTTCAAAAACAAAACCCATTCAAATTTTTAATAATCAAGCAGAGAAATATAGAAATTTAGATTTACTACAAAAATTTGATTTATTTATTTCTGAAGAATTAAATAAAGTTAATACTAGCTTAGTAGAAATTGAACAAAGGATTCTTCCAGATAATGTAGCGGCTACGATTTCAGAATATACAAGTATGGAAAAAATGTTTTTCTTCAAGTACTGTATTAGTGCAAAATTTATATTGAGCTCTTTACATTTCCTTATGCAAAATTGTATTAAGGTGGGTACAATAATTAATTCTGGAAATTCAAGTAGCTTAGAGCGTACTTTAAAGAAAGAGTGGATTCCTTGTAGATCTGATCATTTCCACACCTTAATGCTACAAATAGAGAATAAATTTAAACAATTAAGTTGA
- a CDS encoding BH0509 family protein, which yields MSKQEREEIIAIIMLRKNYAEDMFRNMSDEELVKTLDEL from the coding sequence TTGTCTAAGCAAGAACGTGAAGAAATCATTGCGATTATCATGCTACGCAAAAACTACGCTGAGGATATGTTTCGCAATATGTCAGATGAAGAGCTTGTGAAAACGTTGGACGAATTATAA
- a CDS encoding BrxA/BrxB family bacilliredoxin, protein MNAYDEYMKQVVKPMREELVEAGFSELTTADAVNEFMAEAKGTSLVVINSVCGCAAGLARPAAREAVGTVKPDNLVTVFAGQDPEATAAMRGFFEDVPPSSPSMAILKDGELAYFIPREQIEGFPVEQITAHLTGVLEQTCEK, encoded by the coding sequence ATGAACGCTTACGACGAATATATGAAACAGGTAGTGAAGCCGATGCGTGAAGAATTGGTGGAGGCTGGATTTAGTGAGTTGACAACGGCTGATGCTGTGAATGAATTTATGGCGGAGGCAAAAGGGACTTCTTTGGTTGTCATTAATTCGGTTTGTGGATGTGCAGCTGGGTTAGCGCGTCCAGCAGCACGTGAAGCGGTAGGTACGGTAAAACCGGATAATCTTGTAACAGTATTTGCAGGGCAAGATCCTGAAGCTACTGCTGCTATGCGTGGTTTCTTTGAGGATGTGCCACCAAGCTCGCCGTCAATGGCTATTTTAAAAGATGGGGAATTGGCTTACTTTATTCCACGTGAACAAATTGAAGGTTTTCCAGTGGAGCAAATTACAGCGCATTTAACAGGCGTTTTAGAACAAACATGCGAGAAATAA
- a CDS encoding ArpU family phage packaging/lysis transcriptional regulator, translating to MDILKNIDGKATQKAIEKVLRQYRTYQLTTPEDLLPTITANYTLNMPSYSGVFHSKVENVAIRNVEYYKQAKAFFERFNRAFYKLTQKERQIIVMACLEETPLYNYQISKKLHISERTFYRIKAQALYKLALALRVEVYEGDEVKSL from the coding sequence ATGGATATTCTAAAAAATATTGATGGCAAGGCAACGCAAAAAGCCATTGAAAAGGTATTGAGACAATATCGAACATATCAACTAACAACACCTGAGGATTTGTTGCCGACGATAACAGCGAATTATACGTTAAACATGCCATCTTACAGTGGAGTATTTCATTCGAAAGTTGAAAACGTGGCGATTCGAAATGTAGAGTATTACAAGCAAGCGAAAGCCTTTTTTGAACGATTTAATCGTGCATTTTATAAACTGACGCAAAAAGAGAGACAGATTATTGTTATGGCTTGTTTAGAGGAGACGCCTTTGTATAATTATCAAATTTCAAAAAAGCTACATATTAGCGAGCGTACGTTTTATCGTATTAAAGCACAAGCATTGTATAAATTAGCATTAGCATTACGTGTAGAGGTATATGAGGGGGATGAGGTGAAGAGCCTATGA
- a CDS encoding class I SAM-dependent methyltransferase: MREIKTIVTTAGRPDDMSMVLAGFVCDTLNIPFVARNKRSICKISEQMQANVIVAGKNRYEYYAFGADEPFFFHPNSAAFRLKRVARGEIEPFLEAAQLEKNDTLLDCTLGLGADAMLAAFVVGESGRVVGLEADPNVAFIVAHGMNTYDTSELPLTACMRQIEVVQAEAIAYLKLQPDDAFDVVYMDPMFEEIIEESNNFQALRTAGAHITLTDEWVAEAKRVAKKRVVLKAHFRSAWFERYHFSRLTRVTSKFHYGVILKQ; encoded by the coding sequence ATGCGAGAAATAAAAACGATTGTGACTACAGCGGGCAGACCAGACGACATGTCGATGGTGCTCGCTGGTTTTGTGTGTGATACGTTAAATATTCCATTTGTGGCTCGTAATAAGCGTTCAATTTGTAAAATTTCAGAGCAAATGCAAGCAAACGTCATTGTTGCAGGAAAAAATCGCTATGAATATTATGCATTTGGAGCGGACGAGCCTTTTTTCTTTCATCCAAATTCCGCCGCATTTCGTTTAAAGCGGGTGGCACGTGGAGAAATTGAACCGTTTTTAGAGGCAGCTCAGCTAGAAAAAAATGATACTTTATTAGATTGTACATTAGGTTTAGGTGCAGATGCGATGCTAGCTGCTTTTGTTGTCGGGGAATCTGGTCGAGTGGTTGGGTTAGAGGCAGATCCTAATGTGGCGTTTATTGTGGCACATGGTATGAACACGTATGATACATCGGAGCTTCCTTTAACCGCATGTATGCGACAAATTGAAGTTGTGCAGGCAGAAGCGATTGCATATTTAAAATTACAGCCAGACGATGCATTTGATGTCGTTTATATGGATCCGATGTTCGAAGAAATAATAGAAGAATCGAATAATTTTCAAGCACTTCGCACGGCTGGCGCACATATAACATTGACCGATGAATGGGTAGCAGAAGCGAAACGAGTAGCAAAAAAGCGTGTCGTTTTAAAGGCTCACTTTCGATCGGCATGGTTTGAAAGATACCATTTTTCAAGATTGACACGTGTAACGTCAAAATTCCATTATGGCGTTATTTTGAAGCAATAA
- a CDS encoding sigma-70 family RNA polymerase sigma factor → MKNNRKLDKLVEEYLKLYPYINKVKDGTLTKNQKIVICIDELLNIMPEKEVYFIKHRYFKEWTIVKIARKMNYSPQMIYVIRKNALKKIYHGISHILYDSE, encoded by the coding sequence ATGAAGAATAACCGTAAACTTGATAAATTGGTAGAGGAATATTTGAAACTATATCCATATATAAATAAAGTAAAAGATGGAACTTTAACGAAAAATCAAAAAATTGTAATATGTATAGATGAATTATTAAACATAATGCCTGAAAAAGAAGTCTACTTCATAAAGCATAGATATTTTAAGGAATGGACTATAGTAAAGATTGCTAGAAAGATGAATTATAGCCCACAAATGATATATGTCATTCGTAAAAATGCATTAAAAAAGATTTATCACGGTATCAGCCACATACTATACGATTCAGAATAA
- a CDS encoding AMP-binding protein has protein sequence MNIIEPIIEQAVHQPKGIALIHEERFYTYEQLVSAMKKIAKGIQCKGLEHEKIAILSSNRIEFVEVFLGIMYAGCVPILLDTKWSLHEIELVLKQAQPRMIFLECKLKDNMHRFTHIDTYVFSGKQVASYEEWFSTLTEEASVNYAKDPLFIGFTSGTTGMPKGYERTHNSWLKSFMATKQAFQLNPLKNFLAPGPFVQSLSLFALMQSLYFGGTFHILSTFEEEKVVKYCREVPNMILFLVPTMIEKLLRLDGLEDMPAQAIISSGAKWSVQSKAQAKKVFGSAKLFEFYGSSEASYISYLAVHQTMEEHVVGIPFPGVEISIRDNDQREVPTGEIGLLYIRSDMMFTRYFQLPEETNAVFYEGWLKTGDYMMQDEAGALHLIGRAKNMLITGGLNVYPEEVETVLKRHSAIDDLIIIGVPDEYWGERLIACIKWRVDQTISLEELQQFGAQFLASFKLPKQLVTVQKFIYTSSGKIARKAMKDWVMEVMS, from the coding sequence ATGAACATCATCGAACCCATTATCGAACAGGCAGTTCATCAGCCAAAGGGGATTGCCCTAATTCATGAGGAACGGTTTTATACATACGAACAATTAGTAAGTGCAATGAAAAAAATTGCAAAAGGCATTCAATGTAAAGGACTTGAACATGAAAAAATTGCGATATTATCAAGCAATCGGATTGAATTTGTGGAAGTTTTTTTAGGAATTATGTACGCAGGTTGTGTGCCGATTTTACTTGATACAAAGTGGAGTTTACATGAAATCGAGTTGGTATTAAAACAAGCACAGCCGAGAATGATTTTTCTTGAGTGTAAGCTTAAGGACAATATGCATCGTTTCACGCATATCGACACGTATGTATTTTCGGGCAAGCAAGTAGCTTCTTACGAAGAATGGTTTTCTACTTTAACAGAAGAAGCTTCTGTTAATTATGCGAAAGACCCGTTATTTATAGGCTTTACCTCTGGTACAACTGGCATGCCAAAAGGGTACGAACGAACACACAATTCTTGGCTGAAAAGCTTTATGGCAACAAAACAAGCATTTCAGTTAAATCCTTTAAAAAATTTTTTAGCACCTGGACCATTCGTGCAGTCATTGTCATTATTTGCGCTAATGCAAAGTTTATATTTTGGTGGGACGTTTCATATTCTGTCCACTTTTGAGGAAGAAAAGGTAGTCAAGTATTGCCGAGAAGTGCCAAATATGATTTTATTTCTTGTGCCAACAATGATTGAAAAGTTATTGAGATTAGATGGCTTGGAAGATATGCCTGCACAAGCTATCATTTCTTCCGGAGCTAAATGGTCTGTACAATCGAAAGCACAAGCAAAAAAGGTGTTTGGCTCAGCGAAATTATTTGAATTCTACGGTTCTTCTGAAGCAAGTTATATTAGTTATTTGGCTGTCCATCAAACGATGGAAGAACATGTTGTCGGGATTCCTTTTCCTGGTGTAGAGATTTCCATCCGAGATAACGACCAACGTGAAGTGCCTACTGGTGAAATTGGATTACTCTATATTCGTAGTGATATGATGTTCACTCGTTATTTTCAATTACCCGAAGAAACAAATGCAGTTTTTTATGAAGGTTGGTTAAAAACAGGAGACTATATGATGCAAGATGAAGCGGGTGCATTACATTTAATTGGTCGAGCTAAAAATATGTTGATTACAGGTGGCTTAAATGTGTATCCAGAAGAAGTGGAAACAGTGCTAAAACGACATAGTGCCATAGATGACTTGATAATAATTGGAGTGCCAGATGAATATTGGGGAGAGCGGCTTATTGCCTGTATAAAATGGCGAGTTGACCAAACGATTTCACTAGAGGAACTTCAACAATTTGGGGCGCAGTTTTTAGCTAGTTTTAAGTTACCTAAACAATTAGTAACGGTACAAAAATTCATTTATACAAGCAGTGGAAAAATAGCTCGTAAGGCAATGAAAGATTGGGTAATGGAGGTAATGTCATGA
- a CDS encoding M15 family metallopeptidase, with protein sequence MTSVTTTCRDLAELLPVAQTACRLLFQQCYKAGIQNIFVTETYRSQARQNYLYAQGRTRPGKIVTWTLKSNHTSRLAWDIAVAPPKPLYDVDTLTKVGAIVRKLGITWGGDWTRKIDRPHFEVKHNWKIPRGYKLEGQVFVPSNSKLKAQLFVKDKKEEIKVSNIIWDSGSPAMRAETENFIAQAVKEGIINASHLKDLQNGVMTTDRLIGLFITIQQRRNK encoded by the coding sequence ATGACTAGTGTCACAACTACATGTCGAGATTTAGCAGAACTATTACCAGTGGCGCAAACTGCCTGCAGATTGCTCTTTCAACAGTGCTATAAAGCGGGCATTCAAAATATCTTCGTCACAGAAACATACCGATCGCAAGCACGCCAAAATTACCTATATGCACAAGGCAGAACAAGACCAGGGAAAATTGTGACGTGGACACTGAAGAGTAATCATACTTCACGATTAGCATGGGACATTGCGGTGGCTCCACCTAAACCCTTATATGATGTGGATACATTAACAAAAGTCGGGGCAATAGTTCGTAAGTTAGGTATAACATGGGGCGGTGATTGGACACGTAAAATTGACCGACCACACTTTGAAGTGAAACACAATTGGAAGATACCAAGAGGATACAAATTAGAAGGACAAGTATTCGTGCCGAGCAACAGTAAATTGAAAGCTCAATTATTTGTGAAAGACAAGAAGGAGGAAATCAAAGTGAGTAATATTATTTGGGATTCTGGTTCACCAGCGATGAGAGCGGAAACTGAAAACTTTATTGCACAGGCAGTGAAGGAGGGGATTATTAATGCTTCACATTTAAAGGATTTACAAAATGGCGTGATGACAACGGATCGATTAATTGGGTTGTTTATTACAATACAACAACGTCGTAATAAATAA
- a CDS encoding Ig-like domain-containing protein, with protein sequence MINLFKKGFIYLTLMVLALVSISVESALAAEVVDYEEGVTNLNNTPENSAVVGNSLKKPEKGWKRYDDNHEKLIYEKDKWVSYTGNSADYKKGSMGAKKKVTAKMEFWFLGSKINIITYRAPTYTQDAVVKIDGIDQGYLQSYGSTQSQTVAFKKEGLPFGIHKVEVAITSTPSNVDTFTLRLDAIDIDINGSLVDEGFVEESIILDRNTLELVEGIQDKLIATILPENASKKIVWSSSDENIATVDQNGNVTAIKEGIVKVTAKVENTNLSADCLVTVKKQGSTELESITLDKTSLELLEGSQDKLTATVLPEDAIIKNVVWSSSDESIATVDQHGNVTAISEGTAIITAKIENTDIVAICTVIVKKPNNETSSAILSITLVNGITKEYDVTNTVLNSYLNWFESAQGTSTFKFTKTISPYKKVTEYIVHDKIASFEVREY encoded by the coding sequence GTGATTAATTTATTCAAAAAAGGTTTTATTTATCTCACATTAATGGTGTTAGCATTAGTTAGTATTAGTGTCGAAAGTGCATTGGCAGCAGAAGTTGTGGATTATGAAGAAGGTGTTACTAATTTAAATAATACTCCAGAAAATAGTGCAGTAGTTGGTAATAGTTTGAAAAAACCAGAAAAAGGTTGGAAGAGATATGACGATAACCATGAAAAATTAATTTATGAAAAAGATAAGTGGGTAAGTTATACAGGTAATTCTGCTGATTACAAAAAAGGCAGCATGGGTGCTAAGAAAAAAGTAACTGCTAAAATGGAGTTTTGGTTTTTAGGTAGTAAAATTAATATTATTACATACAGAGCTCCAACGTACACACAAGATGCTGTAGTTAAAATAGACGGGATTGATCAGGGCTATCTACAGAGTTATGGCTCAACTCAATCTCAAACAGTAGCCTTTAAAAAAGAAGGGTTACCCTTTGGTATTCATAAAGTTGAAGTTGCAATAACAAGTACTCCTTCTAATGTAGACACATTTACACTTAGATTAGATGCTATTGATATTGATATAAATGGTAGTCTTGTAGATGAAGGGTTCGTTGAAGAATCAATTATATTAGACAGAAACACATTAGAGTTAGTAGAAGGTATTCAAGATAAATTAATAGCAACTATATTACCTGAAAACGCTAGTAAAAAAATAGTATGGTCGTCTAGTGATGAAAATATTGCAACAGTTGATCAAAACGGTAATGTAACTGCCATTAAAGAAGGAATAGTTAAAGTTACAGCAAAAGTAGAAAATACAAATCTAAGTGCCGATTGTCTAGTTACGGTTAAGAAGCAAGGAAGTACAGAACTTGAATCAATCACATTGGATAAGACTTCACTAGAACTACTAGAAGGCAGCCAAGATAAATTAACGGCTACAGTCCTACCTGAAGATGCGATAATTAAAAATGTAGTTTGGTCTTCCAGTGATGAATCAATTGCAACGGTAGACCAGCATGGTAATGTGACAGCTATTAGTGAAGGAACTGCAATCATTACTGCAAAAATAGAAAATACTGATATTGTAGCAATTTGTACAGTAATTGTTAAGAAACCAAACAATGAAACTTCGAGTGCAATTTTGAGTATTACTTTAGTAAACGGTATTACAAAAGAATATGATGTTACTAATACTGTTTTAAATAGTTACTTGAATTGGTTTGAAAGTGCTCAAGGTACGTCTACTTTCAAATTCACAAAAACCATCTCACCTTATAAAAAAGTAACTGAATATATTGTACACGACAAGATTGCTTCATTTGAAGTAAGAGAGTATTAA
- a CDS encoding AAA family ATPase — protein MINSFYIKGLYGQKNTIKLENVGNLSILTGDNGSGKTTLLNLLFTVLTGDFENLFKTKFNSLEIDFDNNKRKLLSIEIKKTKSTLEVFYIFEDYEFCIEIEDVGLPWNSFSYKLIDYDSEYTDLNLEEITESGDYCFDEVLDYETAMSEDEDNYYTSTRLFDNLDELKDNYPELSFIDEIKNSILYFPTYRRIDSDIKNLLEDKYHINSPFASDIDIYRDLKNFPIDRRVIGVDDKDIEYIYQSYSKELRDFNSEGLNELLKKFIKSIIESIYENKDETRKERKNDINLYGSAAEQLIELSNKLGIGEGIDKEEINKYFESQKLISNDSKNIVDKIEIKYTESLNNNYGFVRDSYPSLVDIVNQSLKTVSTETNFFIRLITLYREHVNEQDKLLEPFRYLENGFSNFFKEKVKLNFNEKNYNISLSRPFEKLSTGEKQLITILSYIGLVLRNCVFTPLIIIDEPELSLHISWQSKLLPQLLKKKDTKFLLATHSPYVANIKYKNNLVKLGDIDEYK, from the coding sequence ATGATTAATAGTTTTTACATAAAGGGGCTTTACGGCCAAAAAAATACTATAAAATTAGAAAATGTAGGAAATTTATCTATATTAACAGGTGATAATGGATCAGGGAAAACAACTCTTCTAAATTTACTATTTACTGTGCTTACTGGAGATTTTGAAAACTTATTTAAAACAAAGTTTAATAGTCTTGAGATTGATTTCGATAATAATAAAAGGAAACTTCTTTCTATAGAAATAAAAAAAACAAAATCAACACTAGAAGTGTTTTATATTTTTGAAGATTATGAGTTTTGCATAGAAATAGAAGATGTTGGTTTGCCTTGGAATAGTTTTTCCTACAAGTTAATAGACTATGATTCAGAATATACAGATTTAAATTTAGAAGAAATCACGGAATCTGGGGATTATTGTTTTGATGAAGTATTAGATTATGAAACTGCTATGAGTGAGGATGAAGATAATTATTATACTTCTACAAGGTTGTTTGATAATCTTGATGAATTAAAAGATAACTATCCTGAACTTTCTTTCATCGATGAAATCAAAAATTCAATACTATATTTTCCGACTTATAGAAGAATTGACAGTGATATAAAAAATTTACTAGAGGATAAATATCATATTAATTCTCCATTTGCTTCAGATATTGATATATATAGAGATTTAAAAAATTTTCCAATAGATCGTCGTGTTATAGGAGTCGATGACAAAGATATTGAATATATATATCAATCCTATTCAAAAGAGCTTCGTGACTTTAATTCAGAAGGATTAAATGAATTATTAAAAAAGTTTATAAAAAGTATTATTGAAAGTATATATGAAAACAAAGATGAAACTAGAAAAGAAAGAAAGAATGATATCAATTTATATGGAAGTGCAGCTGAACAACTAATTGAACTTTCTAATAAATTGGGGATAGGTGAGGGGATAGACAAAGAAGAAATTAATAAATATTTTGAAAGTCAAAAATTAATTAGTAATGATTCTAAAAATATTGTAGATAAAATAGAGATTAAATATACGGAAAGTTTAAATAACAATTATGGATTTGTAAGGGATTCATATCCGAGCCTTGTTGACATAGTGAACCAGTCCTTAAAAACAGTTAGTACAGAGACAAATTTCTTTATTAGATTAATCACACTTTATAGAGAACATGTTAATGAGCAAGATAAATTGCTCGAACCATTCAGGTATTTGGAAAATGGATTTAGTAATTTTTTTAAAGAAAAAGTTAAACTTAATTTTAATGAGAAAAATTACAATATTTCTTTATCACGCCCATTTGAAAAACTTTCAACGGGAGAAAAACAATTAATAACAATTCTATCTTATATTGGGTTAGTGTTAAGGAATTGCGTATTTACTCCATTAATTATAATTGATGAACCAGAATTATCATTACACATATCATGGCAAAGTAAACTTCTACCACAATTATTAAAGAAGAAAGACACTAAGTTCTTGCTGGCAACACATTCCCCTTATGTAGCTAATATAAAATATAAAAATAATCTAGTAAAATTAGGTGATATAGATGAATATAAGTAA
- a CDS encoding biotin transporter BioY: protein MTTKEMVYAALFAALIAALGLIPPISVGFIPVPITAQTLGVMLAGGFLGKKTGAISLVLFIVLVALGLPLLSGGRGGFSVLVGPSAGYIFSWPIAAFLIGFATEKLWSSIKIWKLLIINFVFGVLLVSLIGAPVMALITQTSIWAGLVGALVYLPGDCIKAIIAAIIVLQLRAVSPIEQKLNSDVE, encoded by the coding sequence ATGACAACTAAAGAAATGGTGTATGCGGCACTTTTTGCGGCATTAATAGCGGCTCTAGGATTGATTCCTCCAATTTCAGTAGGTTTTATTCCTGTACCAATAACAGCACAAACATTAGGTGTAATGTTAGCAGGAGGATTTTTAGGAAAGAAAACTGGGGCAATTAGTCTCGTACTGTTTATTGTTTTAGTTGCTTTAGGTTTACCTTTATTATCTGGTGGACGAGGTGGCTTTTCGGTATTAGTTGGTCCATCAGCAGGCTATATTTTTAGTTGGCCGATTGCCGCTTTTCTCATTGGTTTTGCAACTGAGAAATTATGGTCTTCTATTAAAATATGGAAATTACTAATTATTAATTTTGTATTTGGTGTATTACTAGTTAGTTTAATAGGTGCACCTGTTATGGCATTAATTACACAAACATCTATTTGGGCTGGTTTAGTGGGAGCATTAGTATATTTACCTGGAGATTGTATAAAGGCAATTATTGCAGCAATTATTGTTTTGCAATTAAGGGCAGTTAGTCCAATTGAACAAAAGCTAAATAGCGATGTAGAATAA